TATGGAATAGGACATTCAAAAAATCGGGGGATAACAGTGATCGAAAGAACGATCCGTAACCGTAACGGCCACCTGCTGCTCACCAGTCACTTATTCCCGTGTTTAGTCGATAAATCCTTCCATTACTGCCGTTGGCATCATATTCGACTGCCATGCGCCTTTGCCGTACCCGCCGTTATAACCTGGTGTAGCCTGAGGCTCCCAGTAGAATACACCTTTACCTTTGCCATTAGGCAGGTTGCGGATTTGGTTTTTCATCGACGCAACGAAGCTTTTGCCTGCCGCTGCCTGATTATTATCCATGCCTATTTCAGAAACGATAATTTCCTTACCATACCGGTTGATCAGATCCTTGGCGTTGTTCACAGCATTGGTGACAGCGGTGTTCCAGCCGGAAGCGGAAGGATAGAGGGACATGGCAATCATGTCAAAGTTGGCACCGTTATTGATCAGTCCACCGATATTCCATACAAAGAGGGCATTATCATCTCCGCCCGCCAAGTGAACGATTGTTTTGGTGTTGGTGCTGATGGACTTCACGGCATTGTGGCCCGTGTTCACCAGCCATGCATAATTTTTCATGTTGGTGGATGCTTTTCCGTCTTCCCATAACATACCGTTGCTTGTTTCGTTACCGATTTGTACCCAGTCCGGGGTTACACCTTTGCTCTGCATGGCCATCATAACTTCACGCGTGTGATTCCATACAGCGTCCATCAGCTGCTGGAACGTGTAGTTTTTCCAGGCCGCAGGTTTCGTTTGTTGACCCGGGTCAGCCCAGGAATCGCTGTAGTGCAGGGTCAGCATGACACTCATGCCTGCATTTTTGGCACGCAGGGCCAGAGCAGCTGCACGATCTTTGTTCATGTAACCGTTTCCATAATCATTCGAAGGATTAACAAAGACACGAATACGAACGGAATTGATCTGGTAATCATTTTTCAAAATATCAATAATATCACGCTGCACGCCGTTTTTGTCTTTCCATTTGTAGCCTTGCGCTTCCATCCCGGGCACCCAACTGATATCGGCTCCTTTGGCGAAGCTCGGTGCTGCACTGGCATGCTGACCTGCGGGCAGCATAATGGAGGTGAATAACAAAACAAAGACCAGAGCGATGGATGTTTTGAAACCCCTTACATTTTTGAACATTACAATATGCCTCCTCGAATATGGGTTGAGTTGCAACCTAATTATAGCGAGTATTGTTTGCTCAGCTACAGGGTTCATTTCCAATATTTTGGTTGTTTTTTCAACCTCTCCCGAAAAAAGACAAAACAAAAAGCCGTCCGAAGACGGCTTTTCTACCCGTGGCGCTTTTTGAAACCTTGATCCGTATCCCGCGCCTCCACCAGAATCAGTTTATTTTGAGCTAGTGGATCGGGTAAGGGACACGTTCAACATGTGATTAGATATGTTGACGCACCTCCTTTCCTTGTGGCAAGAGTATACAACACTCTTTTCCGGAAAGCTAGTCTTTTTTTATATTTACGCAAAATTATTTTTCGGTTTGGAACATCGTGATATCCCGGTCATAATGGCTCTTCGTACCGTTATCGTTGCGAATTCTCACGCTGTCTTCGCTGATCTGCTCTACGATGCCACGACCCACTTCACAATATACGCCAGCCGGATCTTCCTGCCATGCAGTTACTGTGCATTGGGATAGTGCAGCTGTGAAAAACTCTATATTTTTTTGTAACGTTCTAGGTTTGTTCGATTTCATTATATACTCCTTTAACAAAAACAATTTTAGAATGTGGACAGTAACCGGACATTTTACACTGTAGATCACTTTACTCTGTCTCCTGCTCTTTGTAAAGGGATGGAAAAAGTTATCGGCATGAGGTATCATTTACATAAATTTTACATAGCGTTTACACTACGCTGACGCTTGTAGCCAATCACGAATAGTACAATTATATTAGCATCTATAAAAAATTGAACTAAACATTTACACGAGAACGGAGAGGACAGAAAAAACCTGTAGAAGCAAAGCGTTCGCCTTTATCCCCGGATTTTCTCCATTGAAAAAGGAAATAAAAAAATCTGGGGATAACAGCGATCGGAAGGTTGTTCTGTCATCGGAGTGGAAAGTGTAAATACTCTTTAGTTCAATTTATCTAACCAAGAATAGATATGTAACAAATTCGGAGGCCATACATGCATAGAGATGTCAAAACAGGTAACTACGTTAACCGTGATTTAAGTTGGGTGGAATTCAATCGTCGTGTGCTCCAGGAGGCTCAAGATCCAACGACACCTCTGCTGGAACGCATGAGGTTTCTTGGTATTGTTGCCAGTAATCTGGACGAGTTCGTAAGTGTAAGGGTAGCGGAGACGAAAGAGAAGATCAAGGCTGGATTTACGCAAAAGGATTTTACGGGCTACACCCCTTCCGGGTTGTACCGCAGATTGATTAAACGAACGGGGACCATGGTCGCCGAGCAATATAAAACCTATCGGGAGCTCATTCGTCTTCTCGCCAAGAAAGGCGTGCATTTTCAGGAATATACCGATCTGAATATGACGCAACAGCGAGCAATGGACCAATATTTTCATGATATCATTTTTCCGGTATTAACACCGATGGCGATCGATTCGAGCCGGCCATTCCCACTGGTACACAATAAGTCTGTATATCTTTCCGTGATGCTGCAGAAGGAAGAAGAGCAGGAGGGCGAGCCATTTTTGGCTATTGTTCAGGTTCCCTCTAATCTGCCGCGCGTGGTTCAGGTGCCTTTAAGGGCGAATAGTAAAAAGAAAACGTTCATTTTGATCGAAGATCTCATCAAACATCATATTCATACCTTATTCAGCGGATATGTGCCGCTGGCTGTTCAGGAATTCAGGGTGACCCGCAATGCGGATCTTTCCATTAATGAAGAAGAAGCCGAGGATTTACTTGAGGCGATCGAGAAGGAGCTGCGGCGCAGACGCCGGGGAGCACCAGTACGACTGGAAATTTGCAAGGATTTTCGCCCGGATGCGTTGCTGGAGCTGCAGGAAGAGTTCGATATTCAAGACCCTGTGTACGAGATCGATGGACCGCTGGATTTGAGCTTTCTGGCCGGGTTTGTAGATAGTTTGGATGGTTTCTCTCATCTGAAATATAGTCCGGTGCAGCCTGTGTATCCTCTGGAGTTTCTTCCTCGGGAAAGTCACTTCGAACTGCTGCGTAAACGGGACGTGCTCGTGCATCATCCATACGAATCGTTCGAACCGGTAACGGACTTTATTGTGGAAGCTTCGGAAGATCCACGCGTGATGGCGATCAAAATGACGTTATATCGGGTGAATGGGGATTCCCGTCTGATCCCTGCACTGGCTCATGCAGCCGAGAGCGGCAAACAGGTAACGGTTGTTGTTGAATTAAAAGCCAGATTTGATGAAGAGCGGAATATTGCATGGGCCCGCACGCTGGAGAAGGCAGGTTGTCATGTCGTATATGGATTGGTCGGCTTAAAGACCCATGCCAAGATTATTCTCGTCGTACGCAGGGAACAGAGTGGTCTGAGAAGGTACGTGCATGTTGGAACAGGTAACTATAATGAAAGTACAGCCAAAGTGTACACCGATGTAGGACTGTTTACCTCCAATCCCATCATTGGTGAGGACGCATCGGAATTGTTTAATGAGATTACCGGATATTCAGGACCCAAAGCGTTGCAGGCATTCCGCGTCGCCCCTGACGGCATGAAGGATGAACTGTTCGCGCTCATTCGTCGGGAAAGGGAACATGCCTTCAAGGGAAGACCGTCCAGAATTATTGCCAAAATCAATTCCTTATCCCATCAGGATATCATTGATGAATTGTATCTGGCATCTCAAGCTGGAGTGCAGATCGATCTGATCGTGCGCGGTGTATGCTGCTTGCGTCCGGGGGTAGAGGGACTTAGTGAGAATATTCGGGTGATCAGCATCGTGGATCGGTTTCTGGAACACTCCAGACTGTTTTATTTTGAAAATAGCGGGAACCCGGATGTGTATCTGTCCAGCGCAGACTGGATGACCCGGAATTTGAAGCGAAGAATAGAACTGATGTGTCCCGTGTTTGATCCGGAGCTGAAAAAGATGCTTGTCGACATATTGAATCTGTCGCTCATGGATAATGTGAAGGCCAGAGAGCTCATGCCTGGCGGCAATTATGTTTTTGTACAAAATGAAAAGCCCCCGCTGAGAAGTCAGACGGAGGCGATGGGCATTATCCCTTGGAAGCCTGCTGAATGGAGTGCGTTAACGTAACTCCCCAAGCTTCCTGTAAATCCTTGACGGCATCGTCAAGGCCACTGAGTTCCAGTAACGGCTCGGCTGTACAGATGAATTGCATCTGCAGCGAGTCGTTTTCTTTTGTTGCCTTTATAGCGGTAATACTTTCAGAACGATTAATCGCTTCAGTCACGCGCAGCAGAGAGCCTAAGCGATGGGCATGCCGTTCGTCCGAATCCTTGAGAATGTCCCTGTGCTTATGCAGCAGCTGGGGCGTTCTTTTTTTGGGATGATAATCGGCTGCAATGGCACTCAGGATGGTCTCCCGGTGAGATAGTCCGTAGATGCTTGCATTCATGATCCAATAGGCCGAGTGCTGGGGATACCGGAAGTAGTTAATCTGTTTTCCAGCCATGTGCAGCATGGAGACCGTGTACAGAATCCGGGCATCTGCTGGATCGGGAGCACTACCTTGCAGGGCAGTATACAGGGTGAGCGCATCATGGTGAATCCGATTCAGGCGTTTCTCCGGAATGGGTGGGCCAAAATGAATGAAGTTGCGAATGCTGTCCCGCAGCGCATCTGGCACGACCGGCTTACCTTCAGCCAGGAGATCCCTTAGCAAACCATCCCGTAATCCCGCTCCGCTCACGACATAACGATCCCCCTGGATGATTCGGAAGACCGTCCGCAATATGAGTACACCTGGAACAATAATGTCGGCACGATCCTTAGCCAGTCCGGGTACTTTCTTGCGCTGTGCCGAGGTTAGATGTGGCAAAGAACGAGCAATATTTTCCATCTCTTCTGCACCGATTTCATAATGATGCGTAACCGGTAATGAGTATTGCGTTCTCTTCTGCTCAATTTTGGCCAGTGTACGCATGGTGCCCCCAAGTCCAATAAGAGGTAGTCCGGGATGTTGTCTGATCCAATCCAGACCGCTCAATGCCTGTATAACTTCATTACATAGCGCAGCCGCATTTGCTTCAGTCCACTGATCTTCCCCACCATAACGGGCATGTGAGTTAACCGCACCGATAGGCAGAGAGATGCTGTGCAGTCTTGTTCGATTACGGAATACAGTGATCTCGGTACTGCCGCCGCCAATATCCACGACATAACCATCCGCGAGATCAATCGATTGGGTGACACCAAGGAAACCGTAATAGGCTTCCTGATCACCGGATACACATTCGATAGTAAGTCCCGTTTCAGCTTCCAACCAACCTATAATTTCTGGAGCATTGCCTGCATTCCGAATGGCAGCCGTCGCTGCAGCGCGGATAAGCTTGGTTTGATAAGCTTCGCAAGTAGCCCTGAATTGTCGCAAAATCGTAATGGCCTTGTCCAGTGAATGTCGCAGGATGGTTCCGTCTTGTTCAACCACATTGCTTAGACGAGCGGCATATTTGTCTTCATGAATGATACGGTAGGCTCCATCCTGATCGAGTTCATAAATAACCAGACGAATGGAATTGGAGCCGATATCGATAATTCCGAGTATTTCGTTATGTGTCATAAGAATCTCCTTCTACAGAGGTTAATCTACCCGATTTTCAGCAAGGCAGCCATGGCTTCCGGTGAACCCGGAGGCGTCGAGGAGAAGGGCGTGGTCAGCATGACCACAATGATGAAGACGATAAAACAAGCAAACAGAATACAACTTACAGCAAAACCGCGATTGCTTTTCTTCATAAACAGTCGAATACCTGTAACGAATAGAAGTACCGTAATGGCTACCAGAACGATAGAAATTGCAAAATAGGCTACGCCGTACAGTGATTTAAAAAATGATTCCATGTCTTCTGAACGCTCCTTAGATCCTCATATTTAAGCCTCTCCAAACCATTCCTTAGTAGCATACGATAGATTGATGCGTTTGAAAAGCAAACCAGGCGCCTGTTCCGGCCTTGAACCAAGCTGATGGACTATATCAACGGAAAAGGGGCCCCAGCCTTGGACAGACATCCAAGAAAGCACGGCTTCTGTTGAGTATGTATAAGGAAGGACTATTGTTCACGAAAGGAGATCAACCCATGTCGAGACAGCTTGCAAGCAAATGGCTGAAGACAGCGGCGCTGTTGAAATACCCGGTAGCTGCTGTCCACATTCCACAGACGAAGGCGTTCAACTCGGGGAATCTGCTAAACATGCTTAGTCATCATGGAATGGTGTATATCAAACCTGTTGTCGGTGGTGGTGGTTACGGTGTCATTAGAGTATCAGCAAGCGGAGGAACCTATCGGTACACCCATATGAAAATAACCCGTTCTTTTACTCAGTTTAATCAGATGTACCGCTCCCTAATCCGTGTAAAAGCCAGACGGAGATACCTGATTCAGCAAGGCATTCATTTGGCGACCATTCAAGGCAGACCTGTCGATTACAGAGTCAAAGTCGTCAAGACGGAAAGAGGCTGGGTATTCCGTTCTATGGTGGGACGGCTCGCTCGTCCAGGGCTGGTCGTGACCAATCTTAGCAAAGGAGGAACGATGCTGTCCGGTAGGAGAGCGCTCGCTCTGTCCCTACCTCATATTTCAGGAAAACATAAACGTCGCGAGATGCGTTCACTGACACTCACCTGTACGAATATCATGGAACGTCAGTTCCCGGGTGTGGGGCAGCTTGGTTTCGATTATGGACTGGATTATTCAGGGAAAATATGGATTTTGGAAGTGAACACCAGACCGCAATGAAAATGGTTCAAAAATCTAAAAAAATCCAAAGAAAATCCGATACTAATATAGTAGGAAACTAGAATGAAAAACGTTTGAATTTTAACAATTAAGGGTAATTTACTCGCATCAACTCTTGAAACTATGAATTTATTCTAAAAAAAATGCTCTGATAATCGTTCTGTTCGATAGGCTGCGGTCCTGTGTATAAATACTGTCCACACTATCCACGTTGATCAATCAACATTTTTACCATTTATCAACAAACTATACACAGGATTTCCACATGACATTGTGGATAACAAGAACGCTTGTTCTCTTTATAAATCTCTGATATGATAGTTTTGAGGAAAAAAAAGGAAAGGTTGTGGCGGGAAATGGCTATGTTATCCGATGAGATGTTGTTGGATTCCTACCATAAGGCGATTGAGTTGAATCTCGAACGAGATTTCATCGCACTGCTGTTGGCAGAAATCCATAAGCGCAAACTGGGTACCGACGTATCTGCCATTCTTCACTAGAGATCCTCATTGCAGGCAATGTTACAGGTTTCCGGACATGTCCCATAGATTGACAGGCCATAGCGTGCTTGTCTGACATTGGTGACAGTACATCATATGATTGCAAACGTTTTCGGCTTCGTCTGCCATGTCAGAGGAAGTGTGAATGACGTAGGGGCTGTACGGTCCGGTGTAATCGTCCAATTTGCCGCATTCTGACAGTCCCTGAAGGCAGTGGGGACAAGCCTGCTCCGGTACAACCAGACCGTTACACAGCGGGCATATATAAGACAAGGGTATCCCTCCTGATATTGAATTCATTCAGGAGTAAGATACCCTTTTTTGTGTCTTTTATGTTCTATATCATTCCATAAGGAATTAGCGCTTCATGTTACTGCTGTGTCCCGGGGACAACTTGGCGTCTGGGTCGAAGTAAACCTTGGCATTGTTAACTGCGGTTGGTGCTTCACCAAATCCGACAGCAATCAGCTTCAGCTTGCCTGGATAAGTTGTAATATCTCCGGCAGCATAGATACCCGGAATGGAAGTTTCCATGCGGGAATCGACTACGATGGAATTGCTATCAATTTCGATGCCCCATTCTGCGATAGGTCCCAGGGAAGAGACAAAGCCGAAATTGACGATTACATCATCGACTTCAATTTCCTGTGTTTCCTTCGTTTTGACGTGAGCCAAAGTAACCTTGGTAATGCTGTCTTCACCGTGAAGTTCCGTAATTTCGGTAGGTGTAACGATGTTTACCTTGGAATTCATCAGGTTTTCGACACTGTGCTCATGCGCGCGGAATTTGTCGCGGCGATGGATCAGGGTTACTTGCTCAGCGATCGGCTCGAGCATAAGCGCCCAGTCTACAGCGGAGTCACCGCCACCGCTGATCAGTACTTTTTTGCCGGCAAAGGCGTTCAGGTCACTGATGAAGTAGTGCAGATTGTTTTTTTCGAATTTGGCCGCACCCTCAAGCTCCAGACGACGGGGTTCAAATGCACCCACACCTGCAGTGATAATTACGGCTTTGGCGTGATATTCATTCACATCAGTTTTAACGACGAAGTGACGTTCTTCTAATTTCTCAACCGATACAACCTTTTCCTCAAGACGGATGTTCGGGTTAAAATGGCTCATTTGCTCCACCAGATTATTCACCAGCTCCTGAGCAGTAACTTTTGGGAACCCGGCTACATCATAGATGAATTTTTCGGGATAGAGGGCGGCAAGTTGTCCACCAAGTTGTGGCATACTTTCAACCAGCGTAACAGATGCCTGACGCATCCCTCCGTAAAACGCGGCGAACAGACCCGCAGGGCCGCCACCAATAATAAGTAAATCGGTCATGTCATGACCGGCAGTTTGTGCAGTCAAGAATCAACAACACCTTTCTTATTTTTAATAGGTAGGTAACAGAAATAATAAAGCCGGGTACGTATGGTAACCAGCGTTTGTTGCTGAACTGTCTTTCTCATTATAAACGGTGTAAACTGGGTTGCAAAGTTGGCAGTTTGATGAATCTGGGAACAATAGATGAAGATCAGGTGAGAATAGGATGAAATTGGAAATGAAAGGTTATGAAAAATAACAAAAAAAACCTTGATCTTTGCCAGAAATACAGATATCCTTGACCTGTACTATGTGTTTTTTTGTCTAATTTAGCCTCAATTTGTAATGTGAAGACAATACCCGCGTTTTGTTGAATCTTGTGTATAATTTCACAATTTTAATCGATAACTTGCATGCAAAAAGTTCAAATAAATTCGCGAAGTTAACATTTGTCGTCATAATGGATAAGACCTCATCAATATGGGTAAGTAAGAGCCTTTTTACAACAAAACAATCGAATGGCTGATGCAATGAAACCGGAAGGGGTATAGACATGAGCAGTATTCCCAAAATCGTCATCCTCGGCGCGGGCTATGGCGGGATTCTGACAGCCCAGCGGCTGCAGAAGGAATTGAACTATAACGAGGCCGATGTCACATTGGTGAACCGGCATGATTATCATTATATCACTACACATCTACATATGCCGGCTGCCGGCACAGATACCATTGAACATGCAAGGGTTCCGATTTCGAAGCTGATTGACGAGTTCAAGATTGATCTGGTCAAATCTTCGGTGAAGGAGATCCGCCTGCAGGATCGGAAGATTATTCTGGAGGATGGCACGTTATCTTATGATTATCTGATTATTGGATTGGGTGGAGAACCGGAGACCTTCGGTATTCCAGGCATGCTCGATCATGCCATGACAATTCGCAGCATTAACTCGGTCAGAATGATTCGCGAGCATATCGAATATCAGTTTGCCATGTACAAAAACGATAATAAACGTAACCGCATTCGTTTTGTTGTGGGTGGGGCTGGTTTCAGTGGTGTCGAATTCGTGGCTGAACTTGCGGATCGCATTCCTCAGCTATGCAAGGAATTCGACGTGAATCCCAAAAATGTGCACATCTATAATGTGGAAGCAGCGCCTTCAGCTCTGCCGGGCTTTGATCCGGAACTGGTTGAGCATGCAATGAACGTGCTGAAGAAAAAAGGTGTTACTTTCAAAATCGGTGTTCCGATCAAGCAATGTCTGCCAGACGGAGTCATTGTGGGCGAAGGAGAAAAAATCGATGCAGCAACGGTCGTATGGACCGGCGGTATTCGGGGAAATGCCCTGCTTGAGCAGGCAGGCCTTGAAGTGATGCGTGGACGGGTGAAGGTTGATGAATTCCTTCGTGCCCCAGGGCATGAGCATGTCTATGTCATCGGTGACAATTCACTGGTGTTCAACAACGAAGGGCGCCCATATCCACCTACAGCTCAGATCGCGATGCAGCAAGGTGTTAACTGCGCCAAAAACGTTGTCGCTGCCATCCGTAAAAAGCAGCCACAGCCTTTTGTGTTTACAAGTAAAGGTACAGTTGCGTCACTGGGGAAAGGCGAAGCTATCGCTGTCGTAGGCGGCAAGAAATACAAGGGATGGAAGGCGGCTCAGCTGAAAAAGCTGGTGGATCTCCGGTACTTGTTTATCATCGGTGGCATTCCCTTGGTACTGAAGAAAGGGCGGTTTTTTGGATGAGACATTGCAGTGTTCAGGTCAGAGGACTACTCACACGCGAAGAACTGGATCGGTACAACGCCCTGATGCAGGTTGGCGGTTATCTGGAGGAACAGGATCAGTATGATCTGGCTTATATCGTTCAGAAGGAAGTTGATATTCTCATTTTGCCTGCTATTGAGCGGCTTAAGGAGAAGGGACGTGACCGTGACCGGGCAACAGCTGAGTTTTTGGAGTCTCTGAAAGCGGTTGATGAAGAGGATCAGGATTAAGCAATCACGTTTATTCAAAAGAACCCGAGTCATCCATTTATGATTGAACATTTCATATTCATTCGAAAAAGTAAAAGCACCACTGACCCTATCCTTAATGGAGGTGTCGCGGTGCTTTTTGTGATTTATCCAATTTACAGCTTGAGCATATCTTCCAATGTTGCTTCGTTCAGCAGACTTCCCACATAGAACGAGCCGAATTCGCCATAACGGGCACTGACTTCGTCAAAGCGCATCTCGTAAACGAGCTTCTTGAACTGAAGTGCATCATCCGCAAACAACGTAACGCCCCATTCCCAGTCATCGAAACCAACGGAACCGGTAATGATTTGTTTCACTTTGCCAGCGTAACTGCGGCCAATCATGCCGTGGCTGCGCATCATCGTACGGCGTTCGTCCATCGACAGCATGTACCAGTTATCGTTCAGCTCACGTTTTTTGTTCATTGGGTAGAAGCAGATATATTGCCGCTGTGGCAGGACCGGTTTGAGACGAGCGATGATTTCCGGGTTCTGCATAGGGTCTTCGCCCTCTTTGCCAAGATAATTGCTCAGTTCCACTACACTGACATAAGAATATGATTTGGTGGTGTATTGGGCAAACATCGTTTTGTTGAACGCGTTCTCAACAGCCTTCAGATCTTCCAGCGTTTCACGCAAGTGCATCATGACAAGGTCAGCCTTCTGTCCCACAACGGTATATACGACAGTGCTTCCTTTGGATGAATCCTCTACTGCTTTCCATTCCTTCCAGAACGCCTGAAGCTCGTCCAGGGCTACGGCGCGTTCCTCATCATCGGCTGCTTTCCAGGCGGCCCAGTTAATCGAGCGGAAGTCATGCAGGGCGTACCAGCCCTCCAATGTTGATGCGGCTTCGTTCATTGAATTGATTCCTCCTGCAGGTTATATTTCCAAATCCCGGTAAGGGACGGTTGAGTACTTTATCGTCTTCATTGTATCCCAACAGGAAGCAGAAGGGCAAATGAAGAGAAGGTGAATATAGGGAAATTTGTCCAGAAAGTTCGTTGCTTCGCCACATTTTTTGCGGTACACTATCTACTATCCGTAGTAAGAGAAACCGATTCAGTGAAAGAAGAGGTGAACGTCACCCGATGCAGTTTATACCTGTGCTGGTATTGATGGTGTTATTTTTCGTTATGATGTTTGGTATCGGTTTCATTCTGAATATGCTGATGAAGACAACCTGGTTTCCTTCCTATCTGTTCATTATTGTCATTCTGCCTGTCGTCGTGTATTCCTTATGGGATCATACGGCATCGCTGATGTCGCATCTGGGTTCTTTCCATATTGTAGACTATATGACGGGCGTAGCTGGACTTGCTGGAGCGGTCATCAGTGGCTGGGCCATTCGCAAACTTCGCCTGGGTGGGTACAAAATGTTTTAATCAGCTACCCAAATGGCAGCAAACGCTGTACTGCATTTTCCATAAAGGTCTTGCCTTTGTCGTAAACGCTTACGAGTGCAAAGGGAAGGCTTTTTGGCATGCATCCCAAAAATGTGCATGATCATTCGGACATGTCTCATATATATGTGTATAACATTTTCTCCATATGTTCACTTGTGTTCTATGGCTGTAGCTTTTATAGTAATCTAGCAACTCTACGAAAACGTGAATGCTGTCGACCTAGGACGAAACGGAGCGAGAACAGGTCCGTTTTTTACCTGTTTTTGAGCATTTGAGGATCGGACATTTATGATAGAATAGATAAACATACTTTTGGGGAGAAGGAGATCAAGCTATGCGCATGAAGAATTTGCACCATTATACTGAACATCATCGCTATTGCGTATACAGGGAGTTTGGACTTAGTGCCCTGGATGACCGCATGCTCACCGGAGCGTATCAGCCAATGGTAGGTGCCTTTGCGATAGGCTTGTATCGATTGCTGTTTCAGCATCTTCCCGGTGAACAGGTCGGTTACTCGCCGCTTGAACAGCAACGGAGGCTGTTCATGACGCTGGGACTTGAGCCCAGCGAGAAAGGGCGCAAGTATTTGGTGGAGCAGGCATCCAAGCTTGAAGCCGTTGGTTTGCTTCAGACT
Above is a window of Paenibacillus sp. E222 DNA encoding:
- a CDS encoding YuiB family protein encodes the protein MQFIPVLVLMVLFFVMMFGIGFILNMLMKTTWFPSYLFIIVILPVVVYSLWDHTASLMSHLGSFHIVDYMTGVAGLAGAVISGWAIRKLRLGGYKMF